In Mastigocladopsis repens PCC 10914, a single window of DNA contains:
- a CDS encoding SDR family oxidoreductase: MFLVTGATGGIGRRVVRLLREREKQVRAFVRLTSRYGELEHRGANIFIGDLRQEKDIQKACQGVQYIISTHGSDGDALSLDYRANIELIDSAKANGVQHFVFISVLGADRGYEDAPVFKAKRAVERYLETSGLNYTILRPAGLASNLLPLAERFRETGFYLLIGDPKNRTSIVSTDDLARIVVDSVTVEAARNQILPVGGPEILSREDIPKIFSRIFNKEPVLINPPLFAVDALRGALGFFNPQAQKALGTFRTLLGNEFFCTHEEIAKLEDIFNFKLETLENFLRRYLAV; the protein is encoded by the coding sequence ATGTTTCTAGTCACTGGAGCCACTGGGGGAATAGGTCGCAGAGTCGTGCGACTTTTACGTGAACGAGAAAAGCAGGTACGGGCATTTGTCCGCCTCACCTCGCGTTACGGCGAGTTAGAACACCGAGGAGCTAACATCTTTATTGGTGATTTGCGCCAAGAAAAAGATATCCAAAAAGCTTGTCAGGGCGTACAGTACATAATCAGCACACATGGTTCCGATGGTGATGCCCTATCTTTGGACTACCGCGCCAACATTGAACTCATAGACTCCGCAAAAGCTAATGGAGTACAGCATTTTGTCTTCATTTCTGTGCTAGGAGCAGACCGGGGATACGAGGATGCTCCTGTCTTTAAAGCAAAACGAGCAGTAGAGCGATACCTGGAAACTAGTGGCTTAAACTACACTATTTTACGCCCAGCTGGATTAGCATCGAACTTGCTGCCATTGGCAGAACGTTTTCGAGAAACGGGGTTTTACCTGCTCATTGGCGATCCCAAAAACCGTACCTCTATTGTGAGTACAGATGATTTGGCAAGGATAGTGGTAGATTCTGTAACAGTTGAAGCTGCTCGCAATCAGATATTACCAGTCGGGGGACCAGAGATTTTATCGCGAGAGGATATTCCTAAAATTTTTAGTCGCATTTTTAATAAAGAGCCAGTGCTGATTAACCCGCCACTGTTTGCAGTAGATGCTTTACGCGGTGCATTAGGTTTTTTCAATCCTCAAGCACAAAAAGCATTGGGAACGTTTCGTACACTACTAGGTAATGAATTTTTCTGTACACATGAGGAAATTGCCAAATTGGAGGATATTTTCAACTTTAAGTTGGAAACATTAGAAAATTTCTTGCGACGGTATCTAGCAGTTTAA
- the trhO gene encoding oxygen-dependent tRNA uridine(34) hydroxylase TrhO: MTLVVAALYKFVRLPDFADKQYPLLSLCQEHGVKGTILLAAEGINGTIVGSRQAIDSVLSFLRSDPCLADLEHKESYADDPPFERMKVRLKKEIVTIGLPGVDPNEQVGNYVSPKDWNGLISDPEVTVIDTRNDYEVSIGTFKGAQNPHTESFRDFPEYVHNHLDPKKHKKVALFCTGGIRCEKASSFMLSQGFQEVYHLKGGILKYLEEVPESESLWDGECFVFDQRIAVRHALEPGSYDMCPSCGRPISEADKLSPKYQEGVSCPYCFDSLCEEKKIRQQEKKRQLDLAYQRTNDASVPKLSHQQLAPSSS, encoded by the coding sequence ATGACATTAGTTGTTGCAGCACTCTATAAATTTGTCAGGCTGCCAGACTTTGCTGACAAACAATACCCTCTGCTGTCTTTATGCCAAGAGCATGGCGTTAAGGGGACAATTCTATTGGCAGCAGAAGGTATTAACGGTACGATAGTAGGTTCGCGTCAAGCGATTGACTCGGTTCTCTCCTTTTTGCGCTCCGACCCCTGCTTGGCAGACTTGGAACATAAAGAGTCTTATGCTGACGACCCACCGTTTGAGCGCATGAAAGTGCGTTTGAAAAAAGAAATTGTGACTATCGGATTGCCAGGAGTTGACCCTAACGAACAGGTGGGCAACTATGTCAGCCCCAAGGATTGGAATGGTCTCATTTCAGATCCAGAAGTCACTGTGATTGATACACGCAATGATTATGAGGTGAGTATCGGAACGTTCAAAGGAGCACAAAATCCTCATACTGAATCGTTCCGTGACTTTCCAGAGTATGTCCACAACCACCTCGACCCCAAGAAACACAAAAAGGTTGCGCTGTTTTGTACTGGGGGAATTCGTTGCGAAAAAGCCTCTTCTTTCATGCTGTCTCAAGGGTTTCAAGAGGTTTATCACCTAAAAGGTGGGATTCTCAAATATTTAGAGGAAGTTCCAGAGTCTGAGAGTTTGTGGGATGGCGAGTGTTTTGTCTTTGACCAACGCATCGCTGTGCGTCACGCTTTGGAACCGGGTAGTTATGATATGTGCCCCAGTTGTGGGCGTCCTATCTCGGAAGCTGATAAATTATCTCCCAAGTACCAAGAAGGTGTTTCTTGCCCTTATTGTTTTGATAGTCTCTGTGAGGAAAAAAAGATACGTCAGCAGGAGAAAAAACGACAGTTGGATTTGGCTTACCAGAGAACTAACGACGCTTCAGTGCCAAAGTTAAGCCATCAGCAATTGGCACCAAGCTCATCGTGA
- a CDS encoding glycosyltransferase family 4 protein: protein MKIAQVAPLWERVPPPTYGGIELVVSRLTDELVRRGHDVTLFASGDSQTLARLEAVYPRALRLDPNVKEYTVYEMLELSQVYQIAQEFDIIHSHLGISALPLASLVPTPTVHTLHGRFTTDNKNVYAHHQKQPYVSISHAQREINLNYVSTVYNGINPEDYPFVAQPEDPPYLAFLGRFSPEKGPQHAIAIAKETGWNLKIAGKVDVVDSKFFEQEIAPHIDGQQIQYLGEINHAEKVELLGNAAITLFPITWQEPFGLVMIESMATGTPVIALNLGSVPEVLAHGVSGFVCQKYDDMAAMIPAALELNRQTCREYVENKFSVIQMVNGYEAVYGKIIKDRINSNGRIHATKIQF from the coding sequence ATGAAAATCGCTCAAGTAGCCCCCTTATGGGAACGGGTTCCTCCTCCTACATATGGAGGAATAGAGCTAGTCGTTAGTCGCTTGACCGATGAACTGGTGCGTCGAGGTCATGATGTCACTTTGTTCGCATCTGGGGATTCGCAAACATTGGCTAGGTTAGAAGCAGTTTATCCTCGTGCATTACGCTTAGACCCAAATGTCAAAGAGTACACGGTGTACGAAATGCTGGAACTCAGCCAAGTTTACCAGATAGCACAGGAATTCGATATTATCCACTCCCATTTGGGAATATCGGCATTACCTTTGGCGAGTTTAGTGCCAACACCCACAGTTCATACCCTGCATGGCAGGTTCACAACAGATAACAAGAACGTATATGCCCACCATCAAAAGCAACCATACGTTAGCATTAGTCACGCGCAGCGTGAAATAAACCTGAATTATGTTAGCACGGTCTACAACGGGATTAATCCAGAAGATTACCCTTTTGTCGCCCAACCTGAAGATCCGCCCTATTTGGCATTTTTAGGACGATTTTCGCCAGAAAAGGGACCGCAACACGCGATCGCCATTGCTAAGGAAACTGGCTGGAACCTAAAGATCGCAGGAAAGGTTGATGTAGTAGACTCTAAGTTTTTTGAACAAGAGATTGCTCCTCACATTGATGGTCAGCAAATTCAGTACTTAGGCGAAATCAACCACGCCGAGAAAGTTGAACTGCTGGGCAATGCTGCTATCACTCTGTTCCCAATAACCTGGCAAGAACCGTTTGGCTTGGTGATGATTGAATCGATGGCAACTGGTACACCAGTTATTGCCCTAAATTTAGGTTCTGTACCAGAAGTCCTTGCCCACGGTGTATCAGGTTTTGTTTGCCAAAAGTATGATGATATGGCAGCAATGATTCCAGCTGCTTTGGAACTGAATCGACAAACTTGCCGAGAGTATGTAGAAAACAAGTTTAGCGTCATCCAGATGGTCAATGGGTACGAGGCGGTCTATGGAAAAATAATTAAAGACCGCATAAATTCAAACGGTCGTATTCATGCGACTAAAATCCAGTTTTAA
- a CDS encoding S8 family peptidase translates to MSSDINSNNSFSNQGSNITSISSVNSFDSNNDYSVNLSGRSSFDLATNDNEEQLLNDNGYNSTSGYGLIDAAAAVSQAVGQNTFADVSDLGSNNWGADLVNAPEAWAQGYTGQDVVVAVLDTGVDYTHDDLNDNIWTNSSEIADNGKDDDGNGYIDDVYGWSFADNNNNTLDNSDYGHGTHVAGTIAGENNGFGVTGIAYDSKIMPVKVMDDQGSGSYSWVSQGIYYAVNNGADVINLSLGSDYPNSTLEEAIEYASSKGVVVVMAAGNDGDSQPGYPAGYADTTGIAVGAVDQNNNMADFSNQAGTNELTYVTAPGVDVYSTVPGNNYASYSGTSMATPHVAGVVALMLSGNQSLTDTQVRQMISETAVDSTKTASSSSNDFVTQSNLVTSSFHVTQYQDSSLWAGKTSTSQDQLNDVNNVQTSSFSTSSTLNHNDMSLSSSLGSRFLSYQTITDSDVKYSTFDNSGTNSEEMLGEYWEWLDNSK, encoded by the coding sequence ATGTCCAGTGATATTAATAGTAACAATTCTTTTTCTAATCAAGGGTCAAATATCACTTCTATCTCCTCAGTAAATTCCTTTGATTCCAACAACGACTACAGCGTAAATTTGAGCGGTCGTAGTAGCTTTGACCTAGCTACGAATGATAATGAGGAACAATTGTTGAATGACAATGGGTATAACTCCACCTCTGGCTATGGCTTGATTGATGCAGCAGCAGCCGTGAGTCAAGCGGTTGGTCAAAATACCTTTGCTGATGTTTCTGACCTTGGTAGTAATAATTGGGGAGCCGACCTTGTGAACGCACCAGAAGCTTGGGCACAAGGATACACAGGTCAAGATGTGGTTGTTGCTGTTCTGGATACTGGGGTTGACTACACCCACGATGATTTAAACGATAATATCTGGACAAATAGCAGCGAAATTGCTGATAACGGCAAGGATGATGATGGTAATGGCTATATTGATGATGTCTATGGCTGGAGCTTTGCTGACAACAACAACAACACCTTAGATAATAGTGATTATGGTCATGGCACCCATGTTGCTGGCACTATTGCTGGGGAAAACAATGGCTTTGGTGTGACTGGCATTGCATATGATTCTAAAATTATGCCAGTCAAAGTCATGGATGATCAGGGTTCAGGCTCTTATAGTTGGGTTTCTCAGGGTATTTACTATGCTGTCAATAATGGAGCTGATGTGATTAACCTTAGTCTCGGTAGCGATTATCCTAATAGCACTTTAGAGGAAGCTATTGAGTATGCTAGCAGTAAAGGAGTGGTTGTTGTTATGGCTGCTGGCAATGATGGTGACTCACAACCTGGTTATCCAGCCGGCTATGCAGACACAACAGGAATTGCAGTTGGAGCAGTTGATCAAAATAACAACATGGCTGACTTCTCCAACCAAGCGGGAACAAATGAACTCACTTACGTCACAGCACCAGGAGTCGATGTATACTCTACAGTTCCGGGAAACAACTATGCTTCCTATAGCGGCACATCTATGGCAACTCCCCACGTTGCTGGCGTAGTCGCCCTCATGCTCAGTGGTAACCAAAGTCTGACTGATACGCAAGTGCGTCAGATGATCTCCGAGACAGCAGTAGATAGTACAAAAACCGCAAGCTCCAGCTCAAATGACTTTGTAACACAAAGCAATCTCGTCACTTCTAGCTTTCATGTTACACAGTACCAGGATAGCTCTTTGTGGGCTGGTAAGACGTCCACCTCACAAGACCAATTAAATGATGTCAATAATGTGCAAACCTCTAGCTTCAGTACCAGTTCTACACTTAATCACAATGATATGTCCCTCAGTTCAAGTCTCGGGTCGCGATTCTTAAGCTACCAAACCATAACGGACAGCGATGTAAAATATAGTACCTTTGATAATAGTGGTACTAATTCTGAAGAAATGCTGGGGGAGTATTGGGAATGGTTAGATAACTCTAAATAG
- a CDS encoding HlyD family efflux transporter periplasmic adaptor subunit, producing MKYSLAANAAQARKTKQRFVKPDEHLSYELGKAVQELPPLYTRLLAGTVSAVVIGTIAWAHFSQIDEVATAPGELIASTQVRPVTSIGNGTIVAVNVKEGDRVIKGQTLVQRDPDLQQVDVARLATSAKLIQEDLRRLDAERTGAKAAGTQLQDELLNSRLRDYQARQAAAQAEANRQQALIDQAKVRQTRLQENLVNSRTSLANAKTNLVNAQNIRTKVESGLVIAQKREQSLKTLVTSGALPRLDYLDAQERLNRVTAEITRSNDEVTNSQNKVTEAQDKVTSLEKDIAAQVQEIRQAEEAYQAARNQVQRLESQRQSEIITQINKRKEELTTIQGQLNQARKQQDRETIKAPVAGTIYRIKATKGPVQSGEELLSILPEGEQLLLEVKVLNRDIGFIHQGMKAKVKMATFPFQEFGIINGEVVQVSPNAIVDKEMGLVFPTRIKLNKHAILVRGQEVAFTPGMAANGEIVTRKKSILTFLIEPITRRFSEAFSVR from the coding sequence ATGAAATATTCTCTAGCTGCAAATGCTGCTCAAGCACGTAAAACAAAACAGCGATTCGTAAAACCTGATGAACATCTATCGTATGAGCTGGGTAAGGCGGTACAGGAATTGCCGCCCTTGTATACTAGATTGTTAGCGGGAACAGTGAGCGCTGTGGTAATAGGGACGATCGCCTGGGCACACTTTTCGCAAATAGATGAAGTAGCGACAGCACCTGGGGAGTTAATCGCTTCCACACAGGTACGACCCGTGACATCGATAGGTAATGGAACAATTGTTGCGGTCAACGTCAAAGAAGGCGATCGCGTTATCAAAGGTCAAACCCTCGTTCAACGTGACCCAGACTTGCAACAAGTTGATGTTGCTCGTTTAGCCACATCTGCTAAATTGATTCAGGAAGATTTACGGCGTTTGGATGCAGAACGCACGGGTGCGAAAGCTGCCGGTACACAACTTCAAGATGAACTGTTAAACTCTCGTTTACGAGACTACCAAGCGCGTCAAGCCGCAGCCCAAGCCGAAGCAAACCGCCAACAGGCGCTGATTGACCAAGCAAAAGTGCGTCAAACTCGGTTGCAAGAAAATCTGGTAAACTCAAGAACTAGCCTTGCCAACGCCAAAACTAACCTAGTCAACGCTCAAAATATTCGTACTAAAGTTGAAAGCGGCTTAGTCATTGCTCAAAAAAGGGAACAAAGCCTAAAAACCCTAGTGACTTCTGGTGCTCTCCCTCGACTTGATTACCTAGACGCGCAAGAAAGACTAAATCGTGTGACTGCGGAAATCACCAGGTCGAATGATGAGGTGACAAACTCTCAAAATAAGGTGACAGAAGCTCAAGACAAAGTCACATCCTTAGAAAAGGATATTGCTGCTCAAGTTCAAGAAATTCGCCAAGCTGAAGAAGCATATCAAGCTGCTCGCAATCAAGTACAACGTCTGGAATCACAGCGTCAAAGTGAAATTATCACCCAAATTAACAAGCGTAAAGAAGAACTGACCACAATTCAAGGTCAGCTTAATCAGGCACGGAAGCAACAAGACAGGGAAACTATTAAAGCTCCAGTAGCAGGTACCATCTATAGAATCAAAGCTACAAAAGGACCAGTCCAATCAGGTGAAGAGTTACTGTCTATTTTGCCAGAAGGAGAACAACTCTTGTTGGAGGTGAAAGTTCTTAACCGGGATATTGGCTTTATTCACCAGGGAATGAAGGCAAAGGTGAAAATGGCGACGTTCCCCTTCCAAGAATTTGGCATTATTAATGGCGAGGTGGTGCAAGTCAGTCCAAATGCTATTGTTGATAAGGAAATGGGCTTAGTTTTTCCTACTAGAATTAAGCTAAACAAACACGCGATATTGGTGCGCGGTCAAGAAGTCGCGTTTACTCCGGGGATGGCTGCTAATGGTGAAATTGTCACTCGTAAAAAGTCGATTTTAACATTCTTAATTGAGCCGATTACTCGTCGCTTTAGCGAGGCATTTTCTGTCAGGTAG
- a CDS encoding phosphoribulokinase, translated as MSRPIILGIVGDSAAGKTTLTKGIAQVLGPENVTVICTDDYHKYDRKQRAEIGITALHPDCNYLDIMQQHLSLLRTGQSILKPVYSHKTGTFEPPVYVKPSKLVIVEGLLGYSTRGARDCYDVKVYLAPPESLRQAWKVKRDTQKRGYTEEQVLEELRKREADSEHFIRPQRQWSDIVVSFYPPNDDLEQSNGHLNVRLVLRPTIPHPDFSQIIYYGDGSFESAIRLGLARDMSKPVDVLEVDGHATLEQVNKLEQILCADMPYLKSICDREGNPELGKVAGTTGETIQSYPLALTQLLITYHVLKATQILP; from the coding sequence ATGAGCCGTCCTATCATTCTTGGTATTGTTGGTGACAGCGCTGCTGGGAAAACAACACTGACTAAGGGGATTGCTCAGGTTCTTGGACCGGAGAATGTTACGGTTATTTGTACAGATGATTATCATAAGTACGACCGTAAGCAACGTGCTGAGATTGGTATCACTGCTCTTCATCCTGACTGCAACTATCTAGATATTATGCAGCAGCACCTGTCATTACTAAGGACAGGACAGTCAATTCTTAAGCCTGTTTACAGCCACAAAACAGGAACCTTTGAGCCACCAGTTTATGTGAAGCCAAGTAAATTAGTCATTGTGGAGGGATTGCTGGGTTATTCCACCCGTGGCGCCCGTGATTGCTACGACGTGAAAGTTTACCTTGCTCCCCCTGAGTCCTTAAGGCAAGCGTGGAAAGTCAAGCGGGATACGCAAAAGCGAGGGTATACAGAAGAACAAGTGCTTGAGGAACTCAGAAAACGCGAAGCAGATTCTGAACACTTTATCCGTCCACAACGCCAATGGTCAGATATTGTGGTGAGTTTTTACCCTCCTAATGACGATTTGGAGCAAAGCAATGGACACCTAAATGTTCGTCTGGTACTTCGTCCTACGATTCCTCATCCAGATTTTAGCCAGATTATCTACTACGGTGATGGTAGTTTTGAGTCAGCAATCCGCTTAGGGTTAGCTCGGGATATGAGCAAACCAGTTGATGTTCTGGAAGTAGATGGTCATGCCACTTTAGAACAAGTCAATAAGTTAGAACAAATCCTTTGTGCAGATATGCCCTACCTAAAAAGTATATGCGATCGCGAAGGCAACCCAGAGTTAGGCAAAGTGGCAGGGACAACTGGGGAAACCATCCAGAGTTACCCTCTTGCCCTCACTCAGCTGTTAATTACGTATCACGTGCTTAAAGCCACACAAATATTACCGTAG
- a CDS encoding zinc-dependent alcohol dehydrogenase, with the protein MLAALLYGKENLRLEEVTDPTPGVGEVVIRVEAATTCGTDLKVWRRGGHAKMLKPPTLFGHEAAGQIVAVGEGVTGWQVGSRVVANNSAPCMNCFFCQRREYSLCPNLTWNNGTFAQYLKIPPPVVQHNLLPIPEDLPYELAAMTEPLACVLHGVARSNVKAGDRVVVLGDGAIGLMFVAKLAHDAQAEVLLFGGNDQRLEIGEKLGAAKTFNYRQLPDISSLVKELTQGWGADVVIEATGVPSVWETAIACARPGATVNLFGGCPRDTTISVNTEQLHYSELTLKGVFHNTPEFVRAALSLIASRKIPFELLISEHRALKDLEQVFCDMRERKVIKVAMIP; encoded by the coding sequence GTGTTAGCAGCGTTACTTTACGGCAAAGAAAATTTACGTTTAGAAGAAGTCACTGACCCAACTCCCGGTGTGGGTGAAGTCGTCATCCGAGTGGAAGCAGCGACAACTTGTGGTACGGATTTAAAAGTTTGGCGTCGTGGCGGTCATGCCAAGATGCTAAAACCGCCTACGCTATTTGGTCATGAGGCGGCAGGGCAAATTGTAGCGGTAGGAGAAGGTGTTACGGGTTGGCAAGTGGGTAGTCGCGTGGTGGCAAATAATTCTGCCCCTTGCATGAATTGCTTTTTTTGTCAACGCCGAGAATACTCTCTGTGTCCAAATTTGACATGGAATAACGGCACTTTTGCCCAATACTTGAAAATTCCCCCACCTGTTGTGCAACATAATCTGTTGCCCATTCCTGAGGACTTGCCCTATGAATTGGCGGCAATGACAGAACCTCTCGCTTGTGTGCTGCATGGAGTCGCCCGTTCCAACGTCAAAGCTGGCGATCGCGTGGTAGTGTTGGGAGACGGAGCGATTGGGTTGATGTTTGTAGCAAAGTTGGCTCATGATGCACAAGCTGAAGTGTTGCTCTTTGGCGGCAATGACCAAAGGCTAGAAATTGGGGAAAAACTGGGCGCGGCAAAAACCTTCAATTACCGTCAACTGCCGGATATTTCCAGTTTGGTCAAAGAACTGACACAGGGATGGGGTGCGGATGTGGTAATTGAAGCCACTGGTGTACCAAGTGTCTGGGAAACGGCAATTGCTTGCGCCCGTCCCGGTGCAACAGTTAACCTATTCGGTGGTTGTCCACGGGATACGACGATTAGTGTGAATACAGAACAGTTGCACTATAGCGAACTTACGCTTAAAGGGGTGTTTCACAACACTCCTGAATTTGTCCGCGCCGCGCTGTCACTTATTGCAAGTAGGAAGATTCCCTTTGAGTTACTTATCAGTGAACACCGTGCGTTGAAGGATTTAGAACAGGTGTTTTGTGATATGAGGGAGCGTAAGGTCATTAAGGTAGCGATGATTCCGTGA
- a CDS encoding DUF4351 domain-containing protein: protein MTSERERVDNDSPWKEILEAYFPQAMEFFFPQTAALINWERPHEFLDKEFQQIARNAEQGRRYADKLVKVWQIQGEEIWLLIHVEIQAKPEDSFAERMFSYNLRIFDRFAKPAISLAILCDTDLTWRPNQYSYNYPDTSLHFKFGTIKLLDYQNRWTQLEKSDNPFATVVMAHLKTQQTSKKPGERKTWKFSLIRRLYELGFPEKDIRNLYRFVDWVMILPKALEAEFWQDFKEFEQERAMSYITTGERIGYERGKQEEGQTIIVRQLQRRVGELSQEVKKQVQALSLEDLEVLAEALLDFTAMGDLLNWLQAHLNSPEN from the coding sequence ATGACCTCCGAACGCGAAAGGGTCGATAATGATTCACCCTGGAAAGAAATCTTAGAAGCCTACTTTCCCCAAGCAATGGAATTCTTCTTTCCTCAAACAGCTGCATTAATTAATTGGGAACGTCCCCATGAATTTCTCGATAAAGAATTCCAACAAATAGCCCGCAATGCCGAACAGGGAAGAAGATACGCAGATAAATTGGTCAAAGTTTGGCAAATTCAAGGAGAAGAAATTTGGTTGTTAATCCATGTCGAAATCCAGGCAAAACCGGAAGATAGCTTTGCAGAAAGAATGTTTTCCTACAACCTACGAATTTTTGACAGATTTGCGAAACCAGCCATTAGTTTAGCGATTTTGTGTGATACAGACCTGACATGGCGACCAAATCAATACAGTTATAATTATCCCGATACTAGTCTGCATTTTAAATTTGGAACCATCAAACTTCTCGATTATCAAAACCGTTGGACTCAATTAGAGAAGAGCGATAATCCTTTTGCAACGGTTGTGATGGCACATTTGAAAACACAGCAGACGAGTAAAAAGCCAGGAGAACGCAAAACTTGGAAATTTAGCTTAATCCGCCGATTGTACGAATTAGGTTTTCCAGAAAAAGATATTCGTAACCTTTACCGCTTCGTGGATTGGGTTATGATTTTACCAAAAGCATTAGAAGCAGAGTTTTGGCAAGATTTTAAGGAGTTTGAGCAGGAGCGTGCAATGAGCTATATCACTACAGGCGAGCGCATTGGCTACGAACGTGGAAAACAAGAAGAGGGACAGACTATAATTGTGCGGCAACTACAAAGACGAGTAGGAGAGCTATCTCAAGAGGTGAAAAAGCAAGTACAGGCTCTTTCGCTGGAAGATTTAGAAGTACTTGCCGAAGCTTTATTAGATTTTACAGCAATGGGTGACTTGCTCAATTGGTTACAAGCACATCTCAATTCACCTGAAAACTGA
- a CDS encoding class I SAM-dependent methyltransferase, which translates to MANKTLGLEKSLYDYLQSVSLREPEILAQLREETAQHTMSRMQITPEQGQLMALLIQLMEAKKTLDIGVFTGYSSLVVALALPPEGKVVACDLSEEYTAIARRYWQQAGVADKIELHIAPALETLESLIATAQANTFDFAFIDADKSNYDNYYERTLQLVRPGGLIAIDNVLWSGRVADPQEQDNRTNNIRAFNQKLHQDPRITMSLVPIADGLTLALKRR; encoded by the coding sequence ATGGCAAATAAAACGTTGGGACTCGAAAAAAGTCTTTATGACTACTTGCAATCTGTTTCGTTGCGAGAGCCAGAAATATTAGCGCAATTGAGGGAGGAAACAGCGCAGCATACGATGAGCAGAATGCAGATTACTCCAGAACAGGGGCAATTGATGGCATTGCTGATCCAATTGATGGAAGCAAAGAAAACTCTAGATATCGGTGTTTTTACGGGATACAGTTCCCTGGTGGTAGCACTAGCATTGCCACCAGAGGGTAAGGTCGTTGCTTGTGATCTGAGCGAGGAGTATACGGCGATCGCCCGTCGCTACTGGCAGCAAGCAGGAGTAGCGGATAAAATCGAGCTACACATCGCCCCAGCACTGGAGACTCTAGAGAGTCTGATAGCAACAGCACAAGCCAACACCTTTGATTTTGCCTTCATCGATGCAGATAAAAGCAACTACGATAACTACTACGAGCGAACATTACAATTAGTGCGTCCGGGTGGGCTGATTGCGATTGATAATGTGCTGTGGTCAGGGCGAGTTGCAGATCCCCAAGAGCAAGACAACAGAACTAACAACATCCGCGCCTTTAATCAGAAACTGCATCAAGACCCACGAATCACGATGAGCTTGGTGCCAATTGCTGATGGCTTAACTTTGGCACTGAAGCGTCGTTAG
- the xth gene encoding exodeoxyribonuclease III produces the protein MRIATWNVNSIRTRLGHVVDWLSQNYVDVLCMQETKVVDAEFPCAPFEQLGYHLYVSGQKAYNGVAIVSRQPLEDVSRGFTPILSNVQQDWDEQKRVITGVIDGIRIVNLYVPNGSAIGSEKYDYKLGWLTVLREYLRSLLLSSPRICMCGDFNIALEARDIHDSVSSQNHVMASEPERQALRDILLLGFADAFRKFTTEGGHYSWWDYRAASFRRNLGWRIDHHYLTPNLYERAKSCTIDVAPRKLPQPSDHAPVIVEF, from the coding sequence ATGAGAATTGCTACTTGGAATGTCAACTCGATTCGCACTCGTCTAGGACACGTTGTTGATTGGTTAAGTCAGAATTACGTTGATGTCCTATGTATGCAAGAAACTAAAGTTGTAGATGCGGAATTTCCCTGTGCGCCTTTCGAGCAATTGGGCTATCACCTCTATGTATCAGGGCAAAAAGCTTACAATGGTGTTGCCATAGTAAGCCGCCAACCATTAGAAGATGTCAGCCGTGGTTTTACGCCTATTTTGTCAAACGTACAGCAAGATTGGGATGAACAAAAACGGGTGATTACGGGTGTCATTGACGGGATCAGAATTGTCAATCTTTATGTACCCAATGGATCAGCCATAGGAAGCGAAAAATATGATTACAAGCTGGGCTGGTTAACAGTGCTGCGGGAGTATTTGCGATCGCTTCTTTTGTCCTCACCAAGAATCTGTATGTGTGGAGACTTTAACATTGCTTTAGAAGCTAGAGATATTCACGATAGTGTTAGTAGTCAAAATCACGTCATGGCATCAGAACCAGAGCGCCAAGCCTTGCGGGATATTCTTTTATTAGGATTTGCTGATGCTTTTCGCAAATTTACAACTGAAGGCGGACATTACAGCTGGTGGGACTATCGTGCTGCATCTTTTCGCCGTAACTTGGGTTGGCGTATTGACCATCACTATCTCACACCCAACTTATATGAACGTGCTAAAAGTTGCACGATTGATGTAGCTCCTAGAAAGTTACCTCAACCCAGCGACCATGCGCCTGTGATTGTCGAATTTTAG